One Cololabis saira isolate AMF1-May2022 chromosome 12, fColSai1.1, whole genome shotgun sequence DNA window includes the following coding sequences:
- the gpr157 gene encoding G-protein coupled receptor 157, which yields MENPNQTETELYLFERVVVLCTCTLSFLGSSLIILTFIIWPDLRTTPRKLLVFLSVSDWLSAASYAFGVGRGFLSDSTDCVAQGAVSTFANTSSFFWTVAIAVYLYIFIVRSNQRAADSLVLFFHIVSWGVPLVITITAVCLSKIGYDASEVSVGWCWVRLHDPDRVLWMLLTGKVWEFLAYLTLPVLYILIKRHIHKAHAALSEYRPILANRPPTQSFSSMADVKLTLIPIVFITLRIWSTVRFILLLVDSSVKQHPVLVTLHGIGNTSQGAANCIMFVLFTQPIRTRLSAALCCSNCRSCVPDSGGSPQRLPEQDPLCHGEEDSTSRVPLDR from the exons ATGGAAAACCCTAACCAGACGGAGACGGAGTTGTATCTGTTCGAGCGTGTGGTCGTGTTGTGCACCTGCACGCTGTCTTTTCTGGGCTCCTCTCTGATCATCCTCACCTTTATTATCTGGCCGGACCTGAGGACGACCCCCAGGAAGCTGCTGGTGTTCCTGTCGGTGTCGGACTGGCTGTCGGCCGCGTCCTACGCCTTCGGCGTCGGGAGAGGGTTCCTGTCCGACTCCACCGACTGCGTCGCGCAGGGAGCCGTCTCCACCTTCGCcaacaccagcagcttcttctggaCCGTGGCCATCGCCGTGTACCTGTACATCTTCATCGTGAGGTCCAACCAGAGAGCTGCCGACAGCCTGGTGCTCTTCTTCCACATTGTCAG CTGGGGTGTTCCTCTGGTCATCACCATCACTGCTGTATGTCTCAGCAAGATCGGTTACGATGCATCAGAAGTGTCGGTGGGCTGGTGCTGGGTTAGGCTCCATGATCCAGACCGAGTCCTGTGGATGCTTCTTACCGGGAAAGTCTGGGAGTTCCTGGCGTACCTCACTCTCCCTGTGCTCTACATCTTGATCAAGAGGCATATCCACAAAGCG CATGCAGCCCTGTCTGAATACCGTCCCATCTTGGCCAACAGGCCTCCAACACAGTCCTTCTCATCCATGGCGGATGTGAAGCTAACTCTCATTCCCATTGTCTTCATCACGCTACGCATCTGGAGCACAGTGCGTTTCATACTGCTGCTTGTGGACTCATCGGTTAAACAGCACCCGGTGCTGGTCACACTACAT GGTATTGGCAACACATCACAGGGAGCAGCCAACTGCATCATGTTTGTATTATTTACCCAGCCGATCCGCACTCGCCTCAGCGCCGCGCTCTGCTGCTCTAACTGCCGATCATGCGTGCCGGATTCAGGTGGTTCCCCACAGAGGCTGCCGGAGCAGGACCCCCTATGCCACGGAGAAGAAGACAGCACAAGCAGAGTTCCCTTGGACAGATGA